In Neodiprion pinetum isolate iyNeoPine1 chromosome 6, iyNeoPine1.2, whole genome shotgun sequence, one genomic interval encodes:
- the Rab3-GEF gene encoding MAP kinase-activating death domain protein isoform X8: MDIQKKFLCPRLVDYLAIVGARPPSASRQPVQVPELLRRYPVEDHKDFPLPLDMVYFCQPEGCSSVGPKRTVLREATSFTFTLTDKDSGKTRYGICVNFYRPIERGGSMGGGVTGRRDRHSTTFRRESWRKSMEKSSDSAFSSDYRSSAVGPSDSERDCPSRRDSDTPHAPHAPRLGVTAPSGDSESGGSHSPSPRASRKRQRVRNHSLTSLCIISHHPFFSIFRECLFVLKKIIDACNESSSPRRVGASRQVNRDTVWSALTSQALDGTPSIVLHDVREIETWILRLLSAPVPVPGKTRVEVEILSPSLQPPLCFALPDHTRFSLVDFPLHLPLELLGVDICLKVLTLILLEHKLVLQSRDYNALSMSVMAFVTMIYPLEYMFPAIPLLPTCMSCAEQLLLAPTPFVIGIPATFLLYKKNFRMPDDIWLVDLDSNKITPPSGFGDTLPPLPEPEGTILKNHLKQAMQLMDQVGAGAMGSLVTPQPQQPSPQHASPQPLMQSPSRRESSASHHSTLSVSSARHRPSMDYSMHSQHSAANSPGTPSTSSPHHTSLTPSMSPTSTQKQTSQPSPGFNPFIYGNDVDSVDVATRVAMVRFFNSQNLLANFSEHTRTLRLYPRPVVAFQINSFLRSRPRTSSFLNKFARTQAVEFLAEWSLTPSNVAFLRVHTGVFDPTQIGDKPRWYAPSLEPIYFPVWDSNGSLAAAMRTLQQLENQPTDESGSDSEGADSTSSSYSSLSDFVSEMVSSDLSPSYHCPQATQPQPMSLSVDPKNVYNPPSSLQYPGADDDPPTRPGSPLSTSSSHSDLSSPSFNRDSELELNPRIQEGSQAAKSDNDKEEGGSFESDSASTTATPRTILSAQSTVGQFGSGAGSLVTPSPSDTERPTTPHRTSRLNRSVTPVPPLSPGPQRQPSVGNVLARTSSFGSAVGPLLPRQPSSGSNNGSPTLPRQATTGNGVQRHHSGNSNVPRQNSGNSTGTGVIRQGSQGSLFEQFASQAKDLVRETTRQSSQDGLLAHMDKLKHQAREKINEAGEESLFAPLEQLTQQTKKAMGEASKSVQEVSKNALEASKTAAGVSKNTFDDLTYVGKSTFGDLTKSAKEAATKKGLLKGLSDSQQSPPHTSPPPGPLQRRDSSSTQLVASDSRAGRRDIGRDFFSNISSDLNGIAAQTSSMFSDLFGNKHNSNRNANPLPQSQKSKEKSQTFGPFPKGRKGLVERSSLIKHSTNKPSQEELQRMQNVERSSTNSDNQAFLTDIVNQALAGEGVGWLKLNRLKKLMEDESYRNLVVTNLNKGLERKISPDDHIDDVCVSRPVYKGMLKCLQAVVHGLVHTYSNFGPGGMASVFQLMEIAHTHYWSKDLTEGGFESSLISQTSSPFGSKENLRSPQSPKQPDLSDLSRKSSLQQSSELPQLRLEMSHPQLPAGGDENQSTTEMFLDMFSKKGKLLSRLTSFDSEGGRGAGGGTGSSEALSTDGGSIITNPAFRQAHQASFRSTVSDSEVEQGNFPHQGKQRTASVWSSKSSLSTGFRYHGGSLVPTVTTPSPEAARTYLFEGLLGKERSSLWDQMQFWEDAFLDAVSQERDMVGMDQGPGEMMERYKSLSESERRRLEHDEDRLLCTLLHNLTAILVMLNVDKGELKRKVRRLLGKSHIGLIYSQELNQLLDQMTNLHGNDIDLKPLTSRQMHRQSFTVHAGVDAEGDLRFLEVRHDGLVLRSVNGVIVERWWYERLVNMTYSPKNKVLCLWRRNGGQTQLHKYYTKKCKDLYYCIKDAMEKAAQRGRGAGSGVELGGEFPVQDMRTGEGGLLQVCMEGVGLLFANSKFFVRLDHIRKCFTQKGGIFVLEEFNPKTRQVIQRKYKSQLADQICYAVLCVFSYLAAGMEDRKQLQQQQQQQYLHQPTGSGAQAMHGSGLSQAGSPRHH, from the exons ATGGATATACAAAAGAAATTTCTGTGCCCTCGCCTGGTTGATTACCTGGCCATTGTGGGGGCAAGACCTCCATCGGCTTCTCGACAGCCCGTTCAG GTACCAGAGCTACTACGGAGATATCCTGTGGAAGATCACAAGGATTTTCCACTACCCCTTGACATGGTTTACTTTTGCCAACCCGAGGGCTGTAGTAGCGTAGGACCTAAACGCACAGTCCTGCGAGAAGCTACTTCCTTCACCTTCACACTTACTGACAAGGATTCTG GAAAAACACGTTACGGAATATGTGTGAATTTTTACCGACCCATAGAACGCGGCGGAAGTATGGGCGGAGGGGTGACAGGCAGGAGGGATAGGCACAGTACAACTTTTCGTCGTGAAAGCTGGAGAAAAAGCATGGAGAAAAGTTCGGACTCAGCATTTTCTAG CGACTATAGGAGCAGTGCGGTAGGACCAAGTGACTCTGAAAGGGACTGTCCAAGCAGGAGAGACTCGGACACACCACATGCACCTCATGCCCCAAGACTCGGTGTCACAGCACCGAGCGGAGACAGCGAAAGTGGAGGTAGTCATTCTCCTTCTCCAAGAGCTTCGCGAAAACGTCAG CGTGTGAGGAATCATTCTTTGACATCGCTCTGCATAATCTCTCATCATccatttttctcaatatttcgAGAATGCTTGTttgttctgaaaaaaatcatcgacgCCTGCAACGAGAGTTCTTCCCCGAGGAGGGTGGGAGCCTCGAGACAAGTTAACAG AGACACGGTATGGAGCGCGCTAACAAGTCAGGCTCTTGACGGCACTCCGTCAATTGTACTTCACGATGTCAGAGAAATCGAAACGTGGATTCTGCGACTACTAAGTGCCCCTGTTCCCGTTCCTGGAAAGACTAGAGTAGAAGTTGAAATACTCTCTCCGTCGTTACAACCGCCGCTCTGCTTTGCTCTACCTGATCACACCAGATTTTCATTGGTCGACTTTCCGCTTCATCTTCCCTTGGAATTATTAGGTGTCGACATATGTTTGAAAGTTCTGACGCTCATTTTGCTTGAACATAAG ctTGTGCTGCAATCCCGAGATTATAACGCCTTGTCAATGTCAGTTATGGCATTTGTTACCATGATCTATCCACTGGAATATATGTTTCCTGCAATCCCACTGCTTCCGACATGTATGAGCTGTGCAGAGCAACTGCTGCTGGCTCCCACCCCATTTGTTATTGGAATTCCAGCAACTTTCTTACTATATAAAAAGAACTTCAGAATGCCCGATGATATTTGGCTCGTCGATTTAGACAGCAATAAAATTACACCACCTAGTGGCTTTGGTGATACATTACCACCGCTGCCTGAACCGGAGGGTACTATTTTAAAGAATCATCTGAAACAG GCAATGCAACTCATGGACCAAGTTGGAGCTGGT GCAATGGGTAGCTTGGTAACCCCGCAACCACAGCAGCCTTCCCCACAGCATGCGTCACCACAACCTTTGATGCAGTCGCCTAGTAGAAGAGAAAGCTCCGCGTCGCATCACTCAACTTTAAG TGTTTCTTCCGCTCGACACCGTCCCAGCATGGACTACAGTATGCACAGTCAACATAGTGCTGCAAATTCCCCTGGAACGCCATCCACGTCCAGTCCACATCACACGTCATTAACACCTTCAATGAGTCCAACTTCGACCCAAAAACAAACCTCTCAACCGTCACCTGGCTTTAATCCATTTATCTACGGAAACGACGTTGATTCCGTTGATGTGGCGACTCGTGTTGCTATGGTCCGCTTTTTCAACTCTCAAAACTTGTTGGCAAACTTCAGCGAACACACGAGAACATTGAGACTCTATCCAAGGCCGGTAGTAGCCTTTCAAATCAATTCGTTCCTGAGATCAAGACCGAGAACCAGcagttttttgaataaatttgcaaGGACGCAAGCAGTCGAATTCTTAGCAGAGTGGTCGCTCACTCCAAGTAATGTGGCTTTCCTGAGAGTACACACAGGTGTATTCGACCCTACTCAAATTGGCGACAAACCGCGTTGGTACGCTCCCAGCTTAGAGCCAATATATTTTCCCGTTTGGGATTCGAACGGTTCCCTGGCTGCAGCAATGAGAACTTTACAACAACTTGAAAATCAGCCAACGGATGAAAGTGGATCTGACTCCGAGGGAGCTGATAGTACCAGTTCGTCTTACTCTTCGCTTAGCGATTTTGTATCGGAAATGGTATCTTCCGATCTTTCACCCA gCTACCATTGCCCTCAAGCAACGCAGCCGCAACCTATGTCTCTTTCGGTTGATCCAAAGAATGTCTACAATCCCCCTAGTTCTTTACAATATCCTGGCGCTGACGACGATCCCCCTACCAGACCTGGAAGTCCACTAAGTACGTCATCCAGTCACAGTGATCTAAGCAGTCCCAGTTTCAACAGGGATTCCGAGCTTGAATTAAATCCAAGGATTCAAGAGGGTTCGCAAGCAGCTAAAAGTGATAAT GATAAAGAGGAGGGAGGTAGCTTTGAATCAGACTCAGCATCGACAACAGCCACGCCACGCACAATCCTGAGTGCACAAAGTACAGTAGGCCAGTTTGGAAGTGGTGCGGGGTCTTTAGTGACCCCATCACCCAGTGATACAGAGCGCCCTACCACTCCTCACCGGACCTCACGCCTCAATAGATCTGTCACCCCA GTTCCGCCACTCAGTCCAGGGCCGCAACGCCAACCAAGTGTAGGCAATGTTCTGGCACGTACATCGAGCTTTGGATCAGCGGTTGGACCTCTTCTTCCGAGACAACCAAGTAGTGGCAGTAACAATGGATCACCTACATTACCTCGTCAAGCGACTACTGGTAATGGCGTTCAGCGTCATCATAGTGGAAACAGCAATGTTCCTCGGCAAAACAGTGGAAATAGTACTGGAACCGGTGTGATCAGACAGGGGTCGCAAGGGTCGTTATTTGAACAATTTGCCTCACAAGCTAAAGATTTAGTTAGGGAGACGACAAGACAGAGTAGTCAAGATGGACTGCTCGCTCATATGGACAAG CTGAAGCATCAAGCgcgggaaaaaataaatgaagctGGCGAAGAAAGCTTATTTGCACCTTTGGAACAG CTTACGCAGCAAACGAAGAAAGCCATGGGTGAAGCATCGAAGTCAGTTCAGGAAGTATCAAAGAATGCCTTAGAAGCGAGTAAAACAGCTGCAGGTGTTAGTAAAAATACCTTTGATGATCTGACCTATGTGGGAAAGAGCACTTTTGGTGATTTAACTAAAAGTGCTAAAGAAGCTGCGACCAAAAAAGGGTTGCTCAAG GGACTCAGTGATTCCCAGCAATCACCTCCGCACACTTCTCCACCACCTGGTCCGCTTCAACGAAGAGACTCTAGTAGTACCCAGTTAGTCGCGTCTGACTCTCGTGCTGGTAGAAGAGATATTGGCCGGGATTTTTTTAGCAATATAAGCAGTGATCTGAATGGCATAGCTGCGCAAACTAGCAGTATGTTTAGTGATTTATTTG GCAATAAGCATAACTCTAATCGGAACGCCAATCCTCTTCCTCAATCGCAAAAATCCAAAGAGAAATCTCAGACATTTGGACCCTTCCCTAAAG GTAGAAAAGGGCTGGTCGAGAGATCGTCGTTGATAAAACATTCAACCAACAAACCCAGTCAGGAGGAATTACAACGGATGCAAAATGTAGAGCGATCGAGTACAAATAGCGATAATCAAGCATTCCTGACAGAT ATTGTAAACCAGGCATTAGCTGGAGAAGGAGTGGGCTGGCTCAAATTGAATAGGTTGAAAAAACTAATGGAAGATGAGAGTTATCGCAATCTTGTTGTAACTAATTTGAATAAGGGtcttgagagaaaaataagtCCCGATGATCATATCGATGACGTT TGCGTTTCACGGCCAGTTTATAAAGGGATGCTGAAGTGCCTTCAAGCTGTAGTGCACGGCCTGGTACATACTTATAGCAATTTTGGACCAGGTGGTATGGCATCTGTATTCCAACTGATGGAAATTGCACATACACACTACTGGAGCAAAGACCTAACAGAGGGAGGATTTGAAAGTTCTCTCATATCTCAG ACTTCCAGTCCGTTTGGtagtaaagaaaatttgagGTCCCCACAATCACCGAAGCAGCCTGACTTGTCAGACTTATCTAGGAAATCATCCCTTCAACAGTCTTCAG AGTTACCACAACTCAGATTGGAAATGTCACATCCTCAATTACCTGCAGGTGGAGATGAAAATCAATCGACCACAGAAATGTTTCTCGATATGTTTTCGAAGAAAGGAAAATTACTCAGCAGATTAACGTCATTTGACTCAGAG GGAGGGCGTGGTGCAGGTGGCGGTACAGGAAGCAGCGAAGCCCTCTCGACTGATGGAGGCAGCATTATCACGAATCCAGCATTTCGGCAAGCACACCAGGCCTCTTTTCGCAGTACCGTCTCTGATAGTGAGGTTGAGCAAGGCAAT TTTCCACACCAAGGTAAACAGCGTACTGCCAGTGTTTGGTCCAGCAAGTCGTCTTTAAGCACTGGATTTAGATATCACGGTGGAAGTCTTGTTCCGACAGTAACAACACCGAGTCCAGAAGCAGCTCGAACTTATCTTTTCGAAG gATTATTGGGCAAAGAAAGATCTTCTCTCTGGGATCAAATGCAGTTTTGGGAGGATGCGTTCCTTGATGCTGTCTCTCAGGAGCGTGATATGGTGGGCATGGATCAGGGACCAGGAGAAATGATGGAAAG ATACAAGAGTCTGAGTGAAAGCGAGAGGAGGAGGCTGGAGCATGATGAGGACAGATTATTATGTACTTTACTTCACAATCTGACAGCTATTTTGGTAATGCTCAATGTTGATAAGGGAGAATTGAAGCGTAAAGTGCGTAGATTGCTCGGAAAAAGTCACATCGGCCTCATTTACAGTCAAGAGCTTAATCAGCTATTGGATCAAATGACCAATCTT CATGGCAATGACATTGATCTAAAGCCTCTCACTTCTCGTCAAATGCACCGTCAATCATTTACTGTTCATGCTGGTGTCGATGCCGAAGGTGATTTGCGTTTTTTGGAAGTACGACACGATGGTTTGGTACTCAGATCGGTAAATGGTGTGATTGTCGAGCGCTGGTGGTACGAGCGCTTGGTTAATATGACTTATAGTCCTAAGAATAAAGTCCTCTGTCTTTGGAGGCGAAATGGAGGGCAAACTCAACTGCATAAATATTACACTAAAAAG tgTAAAGAcctatattattgtataaaagaCGCAATGGAGAAAGCGGCACAACGAGGTCGAGGTGCTGGTTCGGGTGTAGAATTAGGTGGTGAGTTTCCAGTGCAAGATATGCGCACGGGTGAGGGGGGCCTTCTCCAAGTATGCATGGAGGGCGTGGGTCTACTCTTCGCTAATAGCAAG TTTTTTGTAAGACTCGATCATATCCGCAAGTGCTTTACACAGAAGGGTGGGATCTTCGTTTTGGAAGAATTCA ATCCTAAAACTAGACAAGTAATTCAACGTAAATATAAGTCACAATTG GCAGATCAGATCTGCTATGCAGTTCTCTGTGTCTTTTCGTATCTTGCTGCTGGCATGGAAGATCGTAAACAGttacagcagcagcaacaacagcaataTCTACATCAGCCTACAGGCAGTGGTGCGCAAGCGATGCATGGATCTGGATTATCGCAGGCGGGTTCCCCACGTCACCACTGA